In Dreissena polymorpha isolate Duluth1 chromosome 11, UMN_Dpol_1.0, whole genome shotgun sequence, the genomic window GAGATACTGCCTaactgttgggctagctcttagTGACGTGGtaaaagtgtctgactaccactctggcgGTCATGgtttcaatccccggcctgagctcagtattttcacattaaaactcatgGGCTGATCCCAACCGATGAGAACAAGGAATGGGTAGTGTACGTTGTAGTTCAATATTTTCATAGGCAACCCCAATTATTGCTATATTATTTACGTAAAATTATTACTTTATGCATTCTGGCGCttattattatcaaataattCCCAATCGCTGTACCAGCAGGTTTGTgtcaaaaaacaacattattgacTCCGAGTCGGACACGGTTACCACTTCCTGATCGCGGAATTAAAtgacaattattaatttaatatcacCAAATACTTAAATTGTTAATATTGTGGGCAAATATTGAAATTCCTATgataaaatcatatatatatgggtttatatcaacaaataaaaaatgcattacgTGTACAAAAGCCTTTAATCAGATCCTGTTTACAGAAATTTTTGTGATGTCAACCGTTAAAGGCTACACACCAGTAAACACCAGTTTGGAGAGGGTTAAATATCACTCATATTATGTCAACAGAAGTATCATTCTGGATCAGCGGAgaattccggagatagtcgatgtatcaagATTGCGGAATTCCGGGGATAGTCGATGTACCAAGATTGCGGTTATATAAAAGTTTCGGACACCACTCGATCCGGCTTTGAAAGGACGCGATGCCATAACAAGACCGCGAAATATCTCTCATTCAAAGATGCCATTGATAAATCATTGCATACTTAGTCATGTTCAAGGTCGggaagttttaaaaataattttacaaaaagtTTTAGTTGAAATTAATGTggaaatgtgattttttaattGGAGTAAGGTCGTGTTTTTACAATCACTAGTTGATCATATCCACAGTCATTTGtcttattcaaattgttttaATCTAAGATCTCAAGCATGAAATCGTTTTTCATACCTTGTCATGACATCCAACTAGACATCATCGTTTGTGATATCGTAACCACTCTCTTAAATAATTACTACCGGTAGTCAGTCTCTCATTCTAACAGGCTATGTGTACATATGCAAACATGTTTAATGATTTTTTGTATAACTCAACAAACAATCACACGACTGCAAATACCACAAAACAAAAACTATgtaatgttaatatatttgtgtAATTCGTCATTGTATTACAATTTAAAGGGTCTGTTTCTTAAGAAGCTCGGCGCTGGGAGGTCGTTATCCCGGCCGTAAACGGCGCACATTTTAAAGTTGCACGGACTCATTTCCCACGCGTATCTGACTGAGGTGACAACAGTAATTCCATGGCACCCGGACGCACTGATGGTGACTGTTGTGTCGTCATGGGAGACTATGGGTGCCTCTACGAAGAGGTTCGTTGTACAGTTGTGGTCCCCAACGTGTCCGCAACAAATCTAAGATAATAGAAAATAATTAGACAACCTATTGTTTCGAACAAGGCTGAAACTGTCACATGAGGTGCAAGAGAACAAACACGACTGCTTTAAAACCTAAACCAAATTTAATTAATCGTGCCGTTGCTAAAGCAATGTTGCAACTTTTGTGCTGTGTTAGCAATATAATGCATGGCCAATAACAGAATATATTTTCTGGCATATTCTACAGTTCTTGACGTTCATATTTCATTGGGAGCTAACGCTTATATTAATACCTAAAAACTACATGTTATCCCTACAGACTTGCACAGTCGTTTCTTTCTTGGTTATAACGAACATATTTTTTGAGTTTCGGTGTTGTTATATTTCTGCCTCAAAGCCGTGGTTGACCCGGACCGCGATGGGTTTGTTTCCGTTATCGTACTCGATAATCACGCCAGATCCTCCTGTGGTAATCCGGGTTGGGAATGGCCCCTGGAAATCCAGACCCTGTTCACCGTAGGCCACAGCCCTTCCTGCCAAAGCGAGGCGCTCCGCTATGTCGTACATGTAACGGGGATGATTTCTTCAAAGAATTAGTCGAAAACTTATCATATAATCTCAAGGCAATTATACAATTACGTTTATATGTGCTGCCTTATAGTCGTCAATTTAGGGGAAAATCTGGCGAAGACAGGTATAAAAACGAATACAAACTCACCAACCACGCGATATGACCGTTCCCAGCCATAGTTTATAAAAATCAATGCTGCTTTTACAGCCGACGTGACGGCGTGACGACAATCGAATCAAATATTCTTATatacttttattataaatatcTTTAATTAGTTATTGTACTCATGTTTCGCCGTGAGCCATGTTTATTATGacatattatctttaaaaaaatattaatatgaatttCTGTTCACAAAGTGTACCACGTAATAAAAGGACAATTCTTAATAAAGGAGAATAAAACTTGTCATTAGTCCTACCGATGCGGCATTGACATTGCAGCGAAGATAACTTACGAGCCGTAGTGCGAAAGGAGATCCGGCAAATCCATTGCAACTGACATAAACACATCCGGTAGAGAAGGGTTCGGGACGTAGCCGTAACCACCCGTCTGCCACCACCTCAAATCCGGCCACCCAGAATGTATGGTTTGATTTAGATCTGGTGCCAGCTAGCAAAAcacaaaagaaaataatttaatcttTAATCGTTATTTTGTACGGGTTTAGTATCAAAACCCGATATTCGGATATTCATATCCGGTATCAAATAACGTTTACCTGATCAATACactgtgtcttgttctgagaaaactgggcttaattcatgtgcgtaaagtgtcgtcccagattagcctgtgcagttcgcacaggctaatcagggacgacactttccgcttttatggtatttttagtttcaaggaagtccctccttacgaaaatcaagtttaggcggaaagggtcgtccttgattagcctgtgcgaactgcacaggctaatctgggacgacactttacgcacatgtattatgcccagttttatcagaacgagaCACCACTATTTTACATGCAAATTGATTCCTAAATAAGACTATTAGCATCAGAGTACCATAAAATGCGATTGTACTGGCGTTTACCTACTTTATATTACAAATTGTATGTTGCTTTAATCAGAAGATAAGTCTTCGTTTACGAAAATGTATCATATCCCATGCGATACATATGATAGTTTTGCTTCATTTAAAGCGACATGTTCCCAGACTGATCATTCTTTCATGTACATCACAGATTCAAATCGTGAAAGAATTCGCGTCTATAACCGAGCGAAAAAACAATCTGGACGTGTACTATAAATACACACGTTTTAATTAGCTGTGTTGCAAAGACAATTATATGGCGTACATTATTCGAAACTTGGAATTtggaatgtttgttttgttgccGTTAAATGTACAGACTGCACGTGGATCATTTACACACATTAACTCGATTTGTAAAATTGAATATCTGATTGACCGAGTACGACGTTACTTTATCTATCAGTCTTCGAATCCAGGTCAAAGCAAGTTTTCTTTTgatttgtaatacatgtatatatctttCTAAATGCATTGATAAATTCGTTTCCTTAAATATGACAAGTTAAGACGTTGAAATGCATACTCCAAACTATAAAACACTCTGTTCAAATGTTCCCCTTATGACCAAGCTATATTAACCTGAACAAAGCCAAATGGAAGTTTGGCAGTAGCATTTTGATGCGATTTTGATTTAGCCCTCCAGTCGTTGATCAAACTGACATTGATAATCAGCAGCACGACCTGAGCGCGCGTTGGTTTCCCCTGTATCGGAAAAGTATAAGGAACGGAGAGTAATATGCATGGATGGACCTAGATACATAGTATAGGGAACGGAGAGTAATATGCATGGATGGACCTAGATACATAGTATAGGGAACGGAGAGAAATATGCATGAATGGACCTAGATACATAGTATAGGGAACGGAGAGTAATATGCATGAACAGATCAAGATTCATAGTATAGGGAACGGAGAGTAATAGCACGGATGGACATAGATACATAGTATAGGGAACGGAGAGTAATATGCATGGATGGACCAAGATACATAGTATAGGGAACGGAGAGTAATATGCATGGATGGACCTAGATACATAGTATAGGGAACGGAGAGTAATATTCATGTATGGACCATTATTCATAGTATAGGGAACGGAGAGTAATATGCATGAATGGACCAAGATACATAATATAGGGAACGGAGAGTAATATGCATGAATGGACCAAGATACATAATATAGGGAACGGAGAGTAATATGCATGAATGGACCAAGATACATAGTATAGGGAACGGAGAGTAATATGCATGGATGGACCTAGATACATAGTATAGGGAACGGAGAGTAATAGCACGGATGGACCTAGATACATAGTATAGGGAACGGAGATTAATATGCATGGATGGACCTAGATACATAGTATATGGAACGGAGAGTAATATGCATGAATGGACCTAGATACATAGTATAGGGAACGGAGAGTAATATGCATGAATGGACCTAGATACATAGTATAGGGAACGGAGAGTAATATGCATGGATGGACCTAGATACATAGTATAGGGAACGGAGAGTAATATGCATGAATGGACCTAGATACATAGTATAGGGAACGGAGAGTAATATGCATGGATGGACCTAGATACATAGTATAGGGAACGGAGAGTAATATGCATGGATGGACCTAGATACATAGTATATGGAACGGAGAGTAATATGCATGAATGGACCTAGATACATAGTATAGGGAACGGAGAGTAATATGCATGAATGGACCTAGATACATAGTATAGGGAACGGAGAGTAATATGCATGAATGGACCTAGATACATAGTATAGGGAACGGAGAGTAATATGCATGAATGGACCTAGATACATTTTTGTCTTCGAAAACAAACTAAAACGTAGTCAAATCTGTGTTCTTTTGTTCAATGGTGAATTCAATTCTTTACAGAAACGAATACATCAGTCATGGCTGCAccaattatgtttattgtaaTATATGCATGCGAAAGTACAAACATGCCAATTATAAATATGTCCAAAAGTTATTAGAAAACTTATAGTCATTCAACAGGATCTACAACATGCCCTTCTTAGCAACACTCAGTTACGTCAGTAAACCTATATATTGTTCTGAACAAATCTCTAAGTATGATTATGCTATTCTTCCTATGGaggtatatatttaaatattttttcgtcTCCGCTTTCCTGTAGCATTTATGGGGAGTAACAGCGAGTCTGAATGCATACTACCGATGCAAATTATGTGCCTTGTCTGCGATCGATGTTATGCTTGACATCCCGAACTAACATTTCTCATTCGTTCACAAATGATTTCGTTCTACTGATAAAAAGTCACGCTTTTActcaaaaagtaaacacaaaGATTTGTTGTACGAAGTGTGCATGAAGATAATATTTATTCTATAAATATTTGAAGTGATATTGTGTTTAATGATTAAAA contains:
- the LOC127850473 gene encoding uncharacterized protein LOC127850473 isoform X1 translates to MYLLTVKTSVPPPLIHTHNGDCWFQQCPKLENMSTTISEAQAINGMRIFKVKTFASNQTQREPHIGGSWQHPENAGTRSKSNHTFWVAGFEVVADGWLRLRPEPFSTGCVYVSCNGFAGSPFALRLRSASLWQEGLWPTVNRVWISRGHSQPGLPQEDLA
- the LOC127850473 gene encoding sialate O-acetylesterase-like isoform X2 yields the protein MGKPTRAQVVLLIINVSLINDWRAKSKSHQNATAKLPFGFVQLAPDLNQTIHSGWPDLRWWQTGGYGYVPNPSLPDVFMSVAMDLPDLLSHYGSNHPRYMYDIAERLALAGRAVAYGEQGLDFQGPFPTRITTGGSGVIIEFVADTLGTTTVQRTSS
- the LOC127850473 gene encoding uncharacterized protein LOC127850473 isoform X3 codes for the protein MYLLTVKTSVPPPLIHTHNGDCWFQQCPKLENMSTTISEAQAINGMRIFKVKTFASNQTQREPHIGGSWQHPENAGTRSKSNHTFWVAGFEVVADGWLRLRPEPFSTGCVYVSCNGFAGSPFALRLKSSPLHVRHSGAPRFGRKGCGLR